The Terriglobia bacterium DNA window AAAACACTTTTTCTGTTTGTCGCAGTCCTATTAGTCAGCATTGTTTCTTCTTACTCGCAAGCGGCACCGCCAGCGCAGAACCTCGTCCCCGATTCAGAAACCGCCATCGCACTGGCAAAGGTCATCCTCAAGCCGATTTATGGAGTGGATTTTCTGAAGAAGAAAATATTCAGCGCTGAAGAGCGAGAGGGTGTGTGGACTGTGATTGGTAAATCAAAGATACCTCCCGGCAAAATTGCCATTGGGGGAGTGGTCGAGCTTCGAATAAACGCGACAGATGCGAGAATTGCATACCTGCATCTGAGCCTGTGAGAATGAATGGATTCACACATCTGAATGATGAATAATTTTGAGTGTCAGGTCTCTGCATATGGC harbors:
- a CDS encoding YbbC/YhhH family protein, producing the protein MKTLFLFVAVLLVSIVSSYSQAAPPAQNLVPDSETAIALAKVILKPIYGVDFLKKKIFSAEEREGVWTVIGKSKIPPGKIAIGGVVELRINATDARIAYLHLSL